The following coding sequences lie in one Notolabrus celidotus isolate fNotCel1 chromosome 6, fNotCel1.pri, whole genome shotgun sequence genomic window:
- the slco3a1 gene encoding solute carrier organic anion transporter family member 3A1, which produces MQVKKHRDSDQSGGDMLERDGPRKNSSCFSNIKIFLISECALMLAQGTVGAYLVSVLTTLERRFNLQSADVGVIASSFEIGNLALILFVSYFGAKAHRPRLIGCGGIVMALGALLSALPEFLTNQYEIRDMWRTDVGRDVCSNISSRDAQTAEDDLCANKANTNMMYLLLIGAQVLLGIGATPVQPLGVSYIDDHVKKKDSSLYIGILFSTLVFGPACGFILGSLCTKFYVDAIFIDTSKLNITPDDPRWIGAWWAGFLLCGALLFCSAILMFGFPQSLPTKDREEGAESEQVMLPPSLNSEYETPKSSNGLVGNHEPANSPTCCQQLRVIPKVTKHLLSNPVFTCIILAACMEIAVVAGFAAFLGKYLEQQFNLTTTSANQLLGMTAIPCACLGIFMGGLLVKKLNLSALGAIRMAMLVNLISTACYVSFLFLGCDTGPVAGVTVRYGNETLRTGEKPEAPCISQCNCFTSSISPVCGANGITYLSACFAGCSRTGTTQMTRNASQNLTGCSCVSAESALATAVPGKCPTPGCQESFLIFLCVICACSLVGAMAQTPSVIILIRTVSPELKSYALGVLFLLLRLIGFIPPPLIFGAGIDSTCLFWSSDCGEKGACLLYNNVKYRHLYVSLAIILKGVAFLLYSTTWYCLRRNYKKYIKTHEGYMTPTEFYPSLTDGPKLVDRTKFIYSLEDHEFCENMESVL; this is translated from the exons GTGAGCGTGCTGACCACCCTGGAGCGGCGGTTTAACTTGCAGAGTGCTGACGTTGGAGTGATCGCCAGCAGCTTCGAGATAGGCAACCTGGCCTTGATTCTGTTTGTCAGCTACTTCGGGGCAAAAGCACACCGACCCCGTCTGATCGGCTGTGGGGGCATTGTCATGGCGCTAGGGGCTCTTCTCTCAGCCCTGCCTGAGTTTCTGACTAATCAGTATGAGATAAGGGACATGTGGAGGACTGACGTAGGTCGGGATGTTTGCTCTAACATCAGCAGCAGGGACGCTCAAACGGCTGAGGATGATTTGTGCGCCAACAAGGCCAACACCAACATGATGTACCTGCTACTCATTGGGGCCCAAGTCCTGCTGGGGATTGGAGCCACACCAGTGCAGCCCCTCGGAGTTTCATACATTGATGATCACGTGAAGAAGAAAGACTCTTCTCTCTATATAG gtatCCTCTTCTCCACTCTGGTGTTTGGACCGGCCTGTGGCTTCATCCTTGGCTCTCTCTGCACTAAGTTCTATGTGGATGCTATCTTCATTGACACTA GTAAGCTGAACATCACCCCAGACGACCCCCGATGGATCGGGGCCTGGTGGGCAGGCTTCCTCCTGTGCGGTGCCTTACTCTTTTGCTCTGCTATCCTGATGTTTGGCTTCCCTCAGTCCCTGCCGACcaaggacagagaggaaggtgCTGAGAGCGAGCAGGTTATGCTTCCTCCGTCACTGAATTCAGAATATGAGACTCCAAAGTCCAGCAACGGGCTCGTTGGCAACCACGAGCCTGCCAACAGCCCCACCTGCTGTCAGCAACTCAGGG TCATTCCCAAGGTAACCAAGCACCTCCTGTCCAACCCCGTGTTCACCTGCATCATCCTGGCGGCCTGTATGGAGATTGCTGTCGTGGCCGGCTTTGCAGCCTTTCTGGGGAAATACCTCGAGCAGCAATTCAACCTCACCACCACTTCAGCAAACCAGCTGCTAG gtatGACTGCCATTCCATGTGCATGTCTGGGGATCTTCATGGGTGGTCTGCTGGTGAAGAAGCTCAACCTGTCGGCACTTGGGGCCATCCGCATGGCCATGCTGGTCAACCTGATTTCCACTGCGTGCTAcgtctccttcctcttcctggGATGTGACACAGGTCCTGTGGCTGGGGTGACCGTCAGATATGGCAACGA GACTCTGAGGACGGGCGAGAAACCAGAAGCTCCATGCATCAGTCAATGCAACTGCTTCACTTCTTCCATCAGTCCCGTGTGTGGAGCCAACGGAATCACCTACCTGTCCGCCTGCTTCGCCGGCTGCTCTCGTACAGGAACGACTCAGATGACACGGAACGCCTCTCAG aaCCTGACAGGATGCAGCTGTGTTTCCGCTGAAAGTGCATTGGCCACAGCCGTTCCAGGGAAATGTCCGACGCCGGGCTGCCAGGAGTCTTTCCTGATCTtcctgtgtgtgatctgtgcCTGCAGCCTGGTTGGGGCCATGGCCCAGACTCCCTCTGTTATCATCCTGATCAG GACGGTGAGCCCTGAACTGAAATCCTATGCACTTGGAGTATTGTTTCTTTTGCTGCGACTTATAG GCTTCATCCCCCCTCCTCTGATCTTCGGTGCTGGGATCGACTCCACTTGCCTTTTCTGGAGTTCAGACTGCGGCGAGAAGGGTGCATGTCTACTGTACAACAACGTGAAATACAGGCATCTGTATGTGAGCCTCGCCATCATCCTCAAGGGCGTGGCTTTCCTCCTCTACTCCACCACATGGTATTGTTTACGCAGGAACTACAAGAAGTACATCAAGACTCACGAGGGTTACATGACGCCCACCGAGTTTTACCCATCACTCACAGACGGCCCCAAACTAGTGGACAGGACAAAGTTTATATACAGCCTGGAGGACCACGAGTTTTGTGAAAATATGGAGTCAGTTTTATAG